The following proteins come from a genomic window of Corynebacterium crudilactis:
- a CDS encoding lipocalin family protein, translating into MRISSKLVTTALLSAISIFGIATAHAQDIFDGGRLAGGSSQVSNLSSVPENQALPEVENSIDLERYQGTWYQIAAIPQPYSLQCSHDTTAEYGMIDSSTISVTNSCGTLFGPSVIEGSAKVVSNASLKVSFPGVPFQSEDNQANYRVTYIEDDYSLAIVGSPSRSSGFILSRTPTLSSEQWSHIRNITENRGWWPCAFITVPATGGLNTATPLCIL; encoded by the coding sequence ATGCGCATTTCAAGCAAACTTGTCACCACAGCACTACTCTCAGCCATTTCAATTTTCGGAATAGCCACGGCACACGCCCAAGACATTTTTGATGGTGGACGACTTGCAGGTGGCTCCTCGCAGGTATCTAACCTAAGTTCAGTACCCGAAAACCAAGCCCTGCCTGAAGTTGAGAACAGCATTGACCTCGAACGCTACCAAGGCACGTGGTACCAAATAGCAGCCATTCCCCAGCCATACTCACTACAGTGCTCCCATGACACTACCGCCGAATATGGCATGATCGACTCAAGTACAATCTCCGTGACTAACAGCTGTGGCACCCTTTTTGGACCGTCAGTCATTGAAGGCAGCGCTAAAGTAGTTTCCAATGCTTCACTAAAGGTTAGTTTCCCCGGCGTTCCATTTCAGAGTGAAGACAATCAGGCAAACTACCGCGTGACCTATATCGAAGATGACTATTCACTGGCGATCGTCGGCAGCCCAAGCCGCTCCTCAGGATTCATACTTTCCCGTACACCGACCCTCAGCAGTGAACAATGGTCTCACATTCGTAACATCACGGAAAACCGTGGATGGTGGCCATGCGCATTCATTACAGTCCCAGCAACAGGCGGCTTAAACACCGCCACTCCGCTCTGCATACTTTAA
- a CDS encoding SDR family oxidoreductase: MDNQLRPTLHYQAKNPHQRVLVTGATGYIGGRLITELLAAGFQVRATSRKKTSLQRFDWYQDVEAVEADLTDSTELGTLLKDVDVVFYLVHSMGGKNVDFEEQEQRTAENVIQAADQAGIKQIVYLSGLHPRNRKIEELSKHMRSREKVAQILLAGQTPALILRAATIIGSGSASFEIIRHLTERLPRMIAPQWITNQIEPLAIRDVLHYLISAVDLANPVNHSCDIGCGKSYEFAELLRIYADVRGLKRHVNSVPLNLPMDKLSGLWISLVTPVPYQLSFPLAQSMAEDAVTEEHSIKDIIPDPPDGFIEYREAVELALAAESDRGVPTSWDRSWTIQQPWASQPTDPEWAGKSVYEDVRTEDTDLQAAQVWPIIEGLGGANGWHSAPLLWRLRGIADRLIGGPGLGGRRDPRHLKLGDRIDWWRVTEIDPPNRLVLTAEMKVDGDAWLILEVKDNEGGGCTYTQRAVFEPKGLPGYLYWWVVSPFHAIIFPYMRSNILKAAHKLI, from the coding sequence ATGGATAATCAACTTCGCCCCACTTTGCATTATCAAGCTAAAAACCCGCACCAGCGAGTACTGGTCACCGGTGCGACAGGCTACATTGGCGGCAGGTTGATTACTGAATTACTTGCTGCCGGTTTCCAAGTTCGAGCCACCTCCAGGAAAAAAACAAGTCTTCAGCGCTTTGACTGGTACCAGGACGTCGAGGCAGTGGAAGCTGATCTGACTGACTCGACTGAGTTAGGTACCTTACTTAAGGATGTAGACGTTGTTTTCTATCTAGTGCATTCCATGGGAGGTAAGAATGTTGATTTTGAAGAGCAAGAGCAACGCACTGCTGAAAATGTAATCCAAGCTGCTGATCAAGCCGGGATAAAACAGATTGTCTACCTTTCCGGCTTACACCCGCGTAATCGAAAAATAGAAGAATTATCTAAGCATATGCGCTCGCGGGAGAAAGTTGCCCAGATCTTGCTGGCTGGCCAGACACCAGCATTAATTTTAAGGGCGGCCACCATCATTGGTTCCGGTTCTGCATCTTTTGAAATAATTCGTCATCTCACGGAGCGTTTGCCTAGGATGATTGCGCCTCAGTGGATCACTAACCAGATTGAACCTCTAGCGATACGTGATGTCCTGCATTACTTGATCTCGGCGGTCGATTTAGCAAATCCAGTCAACCACTCCTGCGATATCGGGTGTGGTAAATCCTATGAATTTGCGGAACTATTGCGTATCTATGCTGATGTCCGAGGGCTGAAACGTCATGTGAATTCAGTTCCCCTCAACCTGCCTATGGATAAGCTGTCTGGCCTGTGGATTAGTTTAGTTACACCTGTTCCATATCAACTGTCTTTTCCATTGGCGCAATCAATGGCAGAAGATGCCGTCACCGAAGAGCACAGCATCAAAGATATTATTCCAGATCCACCCGATGGATTTATTGAGTATCGGGAAGCAGTAGAACTGGCGTTAGCTGCGGAATCTGACCGTGGAGTCCCAACGTCCTGGGACCGTAGTTGGACCATACAACAGCCGTGGGCCAGCCAGCCGACTGATCCAGAGTGGGCAGGTAAATCAGTTTATGAAGATGTCCGCACGGAAGATACTGATCTTCAAGCAGCTCAAGTCTGGCCGATTATTGAAGGTTTGGGTGGCGCTAACGGCTGGCATTCTGCACCATTGCTATGGCGACTAAGAGGTATCGCTGACCGACTCATTGGTGGCCCAGGCCTGGGCGGACGGCGGGATCCCCGGCATTTGAAACTTGGTGATCGCATCGATTGGTGGCGTGTCACTGAAATCGATCCACCGAATAGATTAGTGCTCACCGCAGAGATGAAAGTAGATGGCGACGCTTGGCTTATCCTTGAAGTCAAGGACAATGAAGGCGGCGGATGTACTTATACCCAGCGCGCAGTGTTCGAACCAAAGGGGCTGCCCGGTTACCTCTATTGGTGGGTTGTCTCACCTTTCCATGCGATTATATTTCCTTATATGCGTTCGAATATTTTGAAAGCTGCGCATAAACTTATTTAA